A single Pseudochaenichthys georgianus chromosome 10, fPseGeo1.2, whole genome shotgun sequence DNA region contains:
- the LOC117454139 gene encoding glutamine amidotransferase-like class 1 domain-containing protein 3, mitochondrial, whose translation MAKRVAVILSGCGVYDGTEVHEASAVLVHLSRAGAKVQMFAPNTEQMHVVNHCEGKPTEEKRNVLQESARIARGDVTDLAKLEVSAFDAVIIPGGFGVAKNLSDWAVKNKDCTVQPHLEKLLKAFHKAGKPMGMCCISPVLAAKILPGCELTVGQDKECEKWPYAQTAGAMKEMGCKHVNTDVEKAHVDVKNKLVTTSAFMCNAPIHNVFDGIGVMVKETLKLA comes from the exons ATGGCAAAGCGTGTTGCAGTTATTCTCTCAGGCTGCGGAGTCTATGACGGCACAGAGGTCCACGAGGCCTCTGCTGTCCTCGTACATCTGAGTCGAGCTGGGGCTAAA GTGCAGATGTTTGCTCCAAACACAGAGCAGATGCATGTTGTCAACCACTGTGAGGGGAAACCCACAGAGGAGAAAAGAAACGTCCTGCAGGAAAGTGCTCGCATTGCCAGAGGTGACGTGACTGATCTGGCCAAGTTGGAAGTTTCAGCCTTCGATGCCGTCATCATCCCAG GGGGCTTTGGTGTGGCAAAGAACCTGAGTGACTGGGCAGTGAAGAACAAGGACTGCACCGTGCAGCCACATCTGGAGAAGCTCCTCAAGGCTTTCCACAAGGCTGGAAAGCCGATGGGCATGTGCTGCATCTCCCCCGTCCTCGCTGCCAAAATCCTGCCCGGCTGTGAGCTCACTgtgggacaggacaaggagtgTGAAAA GTGGCCGTACGCTCAGACCGCAGGCGCTATGAAGGAAATGGGCTGCAAACACGTCAACACAGATGTGGAGAAAGCTCACGTTGATGTTAAAAACAAGCTGGTCACCACCTCTGCATTCATGTGCAATGCTCCTATTCATAATGTTTTTGATGGAATAGGGGTCATGGTTAAAGAGACACTGAAGCTGGCCTAG
- the LOC117453486 gene encoding uncharacterized protein, giving the protein MAHPHSLHESVGILGISGGSLLLLVNDYASSPVKDFIPHTALGILLLIIAVLLAYAGICRSLSHAQLFSSVCLTVSALWCGSGLVHILVGQGVLPPSELRASLVPGLAAFTLALLVIGGVAIAVKKAVLFLIAFCISLACAHQIAGLSAVGFGQSATAANYLLVCLVGVYFGFGRLLSIITHGKVEPPGTGLKKKSELETEQNQCSDAVSVCLVMHLLSASVLACPLLGVVPRLSVGHLPWLWTAGVFQLGMCVLFYRAMDTLAATFYGFTAILRFAEGYSALLSFYSIQPFSPVPFPAVFSVLFSILAVFSCQKSLVEGLYQLFFAAYCIAIAAQPQGFFQGGTQGVQGAIFVLSAGMLLITTFNMVSTTMIPTGQGCFKALVARIQGLTLRAHDEELHAPRLGYSKYADAEVLGHACSVLAAFAVTATVGDRNPLSVLVLPWVVVAGGGLQLLCGSVAFARGKTFESTVFTLYGVMWAVWGLTRYGGLYGETRGFHVAVGIISFMLFNCLVTVAALFLNVAWFVYALTFQLILISFLLDAVGSLPYGYDIGVTIIFGLVSFYCFLAHIFNSSFQSPQMPLGKPLVKLSGVGGGADVCPHVPARKASSVQQIAEIMKNGGICGMPTDTVYVLVAACNRPDAVIKAYKVKKQAEDRPMSLWISSIKQLEPVRHLLSPLLLDFMEAAWPSSISMVILRGPWMDTFGLGDAAKHIGTPQSIAIRNPDCSVATHLINMVGPIAVTSANPTGEADTTHHNQVYAKLGKKVDGVLCDGPSPENIASTVVDCTKIETGHIGFFRVGLIPKSKVLQIFEEVQMRHRHGQTNPAFEDDVHPSDIQRDKSFVMEDASESGRGSGNSTPSTVAPEQSPVLRN; this is encoded by the exons ATGGCTCACCCCCACTCTCTGCATGAGTCCGTCGGCATACTGGGCATCTCTGGAG GTTCTCTCCTGCTTTTGGTTAACGACTATGCCAGCTCGCCTGTTAAAGACTTCATCCCCCATACTGCACTGGGGATTCTGCTCCTCATCATTGCAGTCCTCTTAGCCTATGCAG GGATCTGTCGCAGCCTGTCCCACGCCCAGCTGTTTTCCTCTGTGTGTCTGACTGTCTCTGCCCTGTGGTGTGGGTCCGGTCTGGTGCACATACTGGTGGGGCAGGGGGTGCTGCCGCCCTCAGAGCTGAGAGCCTCTCTGGTCCCGGGCCTGGCAGCATTCACCTTAGCTCTGCTCGTCATAGGTGGCGTGGCAATAGCAGTGAAGAAAGCAGTGCTTTTCCTCATAGCTTTCTGCATTAGCTTAGCATGTGCCCATCAAATCGCTGGTTTGTCAGCTGTAGGTTTTGGTCAGTCTGCTACAGCTGCCAACTACCTTCTTGTCTGTCTGGTTGGTGTTTACTTTGGATTTGGACGTCTGCTGTCCATCATCACTCATGGTAAAGTGGAGCCTCCGGGAACAGGCCTGAAGAAAAAATCTGAGCTGGAAACTGAGCAGAATCAGTGTAGTGATGCAGTGTCAGTGTGTCTGGTGATGCACCTGCTCTCCGCCTCAGTGTTAGCCTGTCCTCTGTTGGGCGTGGTCCCCCGGCTCTCCGTCGGTCATCTCCCCTGGCTGTGGACGGCTGGAGTCTTTCAGCTTGGCATGTGTGTCCTCTTCTACAGAGCCATGGACACACTTGCTGCCACTTTTTACGGCTTCACTGCTATTCTGAGATTTGCTGAGGGCTACAGTGCTCTTCTATCATTCTACTCAATTCAGCCTTTCTCCCCTGTTCCCTTCCCTGCTGTCTTCTCCGTGCTCTTCTCCATCCTGGCTGTGTTCAGCTGTCAGAAGAGCCTGGTGGAGGGGCTCTACCAGTTATTCTTTGCAGCTTATTGTATCGCCATTGCAGCCCAGCCTCAAGGCTTCTTCCAAGGAGGCACACAGGGTGTACAGGGAGCTATATTTGTACTCTCTGCCGGCATGCTTTTAATTACCACATTCAATATGGTCTCGACTACAATGATTCCCACAGGCCAGGGCTGTTTCAAGGCCTTAGTAGCCAGGATTCAGGGCCTCACTCTCAGAGCCCATGATGAAGAGCTACATGCTCCTCGCCTGGGCTACTCCAAGTATGCTGATGCAGAGGTGTTGGGCCACGCCTGCAGTGTGCTGGCTGCTTTTGCTGTCACAGCCACAGTTGGTGACAGAAACCCTCTGTCTGTGCTGGTTCTGCCCTGGGTGGTGGTGGCTGGTGGCGGGCTCCAGCTGCTCTGCGGCTCAGTAGCTTTTGCTCGAGGTAAAACCTTTGAGAGCACAGTTTTTACTCTGTACGGGGTGATGTGGGCAGTGTGGGGGTTGACCCGATATGGCGGCCTGTACGGTGAAACCAGAGGCTTCCATGTGGCTGTCGGGATCATAAGCTTCATGCTGTTTAACTGTTTAGTGACGGTCGCGGCGTTGTTTCTAAATGTCGCCTGGTTTGTTTATGCCCTCACCTTCCAGCTCATCCTTATAAGCTTCTTGCTGGATGCCGTAGGCTCACTGCCATATGGTTATGACATTGGAGTCACCATCATCTTTGGTCTGGTCAGTTTTTATTGTTTCCTGGCACACATTTTCAACAGCAGCTTCCAGTCCCCCCAGATGCCCTTAGGAAAACCTTTAGTGAAGCTGAGCGGGGTTGGAGGAGGCGCAGATGTCTGTCCGCATGTACCGGCCCGCAAGGCCTCATCCGTCCAGCAGATTGCCG AAATCATGAAAAATGGGGGCATATGTGGAATGCCTACTGACACCGTCTATGTGCTGGTGGCAGCTTGCAACAGGCCAGACGCAGTTATCAAAGCATATAA GGTGAAGAAGCAGGCGGAGGACCGGCCCATGTCTCTGTGGATCTCCTCCATCAAGCAGCTGGAGCCGGTGCGACACCTGCTGAGCCCTCTGCTCCTGGACTTCATGGAGGCTGCCTGGCCCTCCTCGATCAGCATGGTCATACTCAGAG GCCCGTGGATGGACACTTTTGGTTTAGGGGATGCTGCCAAACACATAGGGACTCCACAAAGCATTGCCATCAGAAACCCAGACTGCTCTGTGGCCACACACCTCATTAATATG GTGGGGCCCATCGCTGTAACCTCAGCCAACCCTACAGGCGAGGCAGACACGACTCACCACAACCAAGTTTACGCCAAGTTGGGAAAAAAG GTTGATGGAGTGCTGTGTGACGGACCCTCCCCAGAGAACATTGCCTCCACTGTGGTCGACTGCACTAAGATCGAGACAGGACATATTGGTTTCTTCAGAGTGGGTCTCATTCCTAAATCTAAG GTTCTTCAAATCTTCGAGGAGGTTCAGATGCGGCACAGACATGGGCAGACAAACCCTGCTTTCGAAGATGACGTACATCCGTCTGATATACAAAGGGACAAAAGTTTCGTAATGGAAGACGCATCAGAGTCAGGAAGAGGAAGCGGAAACTCTACACCATCCACAGTTGCACCTGAACAAAGTCCAGTCCTCAGAAATTAG